A genomic stretch from Silurus meridionalis isolate SWU-2019-XX chromosome 1, ASM1480568v1, whole genome shotgun sequence includes:
- the lrrc7 gene encoding leucine-rich repeat-containing protein 7 isoform X12 → MDNYSTIQLQCLEMTTKRKFIGRLVPCRCFRGEEEVISVLDYSHCSLQQVPKEIFSFERTLEELYLDANQIEELPKQLFNCQALRKLSIPDNDLSSLPTTIASLVNLKELDISKNGIQEFPDNIKCCKCLSVVEASVNPITKLPDGFTQLLNLTQLFLNDAFLEYLPANFGRLSKLRILELRENHLKTMPKSIHRLSQLERLDLGSNEFTELPEVLEQIHNLKELWLDNNSLQTIPGSIGKLRQLRYLDLAKNRIESLDADISGCESLEDLLLSSNMLQQLPDSIGMLKKLTTLKVDDNQLTSLPNTIGSPRTKLGLSLLEEFDCSCNELESLPPTIGYLHNLRTFAADENFLTELPREIGNCKNVTVMSLRSNKLEFLPDEIGQMTKLRVLNLSDNRLKNLPYTFTKLKDLAALWLSDNQSKALIPLQTEAHPETKQRVLTNYMFPQQPRHDEDYQSDTDSFNPALWEEQRQQRMTVAFDFEDKKEEEDNSAKVKVEINLKRYPTPYPEDLKNMVKSVQNMVGKTTHPLSTEKCSSGTNIELHSTDAYEPKWHIAPKEVSEREVKEFSKPPLPEQGVHMNSAIDIPKRKDKEDLNESSEDSMQGSPNDIRISDMRPTLVEPPMYKPKVVLLGKDKKRIHR, encoded by the exons TGCAGTGTCTGGAGATGACTACCAAGAGGAAGTTCATCGGGCGCCTGGTGCCGTGCCGATGCTTCCGTGGGGAAGAGGAGGTCATCTCCGTGCTGGATTACTCGCACTGCAGCCTGCAGCAAGTACCCAAGGAGATATTCAGCTTCGAGCGCACTCTGGAGGAGCTCTATCTGGATGCTAACCAAATCGAAGAGCTTCCCAAG CAACTCTTCAACTGTCAAGCCTTGCGAAAATTGAGTATTCCTGATAACGACCTTTCAAGCCTGCCAACCACCATCGCTAGCCTTGTAAACCTGAAGGAATTAGATATAAGTAAAAATG GCATTCAAGAATTTCCTGACAATATCAAGTGCTGTAAATGTTTATCAGTTGTAGAGGCCAGTGTAAATCCCATAACCAA ACTCCCAGATGGCTTCACTCAGCTCCTCAATTTGACACAGCTCTTCTTAAATGATGCCTTCCTTGAGTACCTACCCGCCAATTTTGGAAG ATTGTCTAAATTACGCATCTTGGAGCTTCGAGAGAATCACTTGAAAACCATGCCAAA GTCAATTCACAGGCTGTCACAGCTGGAGCGATTAGACTTGGGAAGCAATGAATTCACTGAGCTG CCAGAAGTTCTGGAGCAGATTCATAATCTGAAAGAGCTGTGGCTAGACAACAATTCATTACAGACAATACCAGGG TCTATAGGAAAACTGAGGCAATTGCGCTATCTTGACCTGGCCAAGAACAGGATCGAGAGCCTTGATGCAGACATCTCCGGGTGTGAGTCTCTTGAGGATCTCCTGCTCTCCTCTAACATGCTACAGCAGTTGCCTGATTCAATAG GAATGTTGAAAAAGTTAACAACATTAAAAGTGGATGACAACCAGCTAACCTCACTGCCTAACACTATCGGAAG TCCACGCACCAAATTAGG TTTATCGCTCTTAGAGGAGTTTGACTGTAGCTGTAATGAACTGGAGTCTTTGCCCCCAACTATTGGCTACCTGCACAATCTCCGGACCTTTGCAGCTGATGAGAACTTCCTGACAGAGTTGCCCAGAGAG ATTGGAAACTGCAAGAATGTCACGGTTATGTCCTTGCGCTCCAATAAACTGGAATTTCTGCCTGATGAAATCGGACAGATGACTAAGCTGCGTGTTCTCAATCTCAGTGACAATAG GTTGAAGAATCTTCCCTACACTTTCACTAAACTAAAAGACTTGGCTGCACTCTGGCTATCTGACAAtcag TCCAAAGCCCTTATCCCTCTTCAAACAGAGGCTCATCCTGAGACCAAACAGAGGGTGCTTACAAACTACATGTTCCCCCAGCAGCCTCGGCATGATGAAG ATTACCAGTCAGACACCGACAGCTTCAACCCAGCTCTCTGGGAGGAACAGAGGCAGCAAAGGATGACTGTGGCGTTTGACTTTGAGGacaagaaagaggaggaggacaaCTCTGCAAAAGTCAAG GTTGAGATTAATCTGAAACGATATCCCACCCCTTACCCAGAGGATCTAAAGAacatggtgaagtcggttcagAATATGGTGGGCAAAACCACTCACCCTCTTAGTACAGAGAAATGTTCCTCAGGCACCAACATTGAGCTCCATAGCACAGATGCATATGAGCCAAAGTGGCATATTGCACCCAAGGAG GTCTCAGAGAGGGAGGTTAAAGAATTCTCCAAGCCTCCTCTGCCAGAGCAAGGTGTTCACATGAACTCGGCAATAGACATTCCAAAGCGGAAGGACAAGGAGGATCTAAATGAGAGCTCTGAG